Proteins encoded by one window of Rhizophagus irregularis chromosome 31, complete sequence:
- a CDS encoding Sulfate adenylyltransferase, with protein sequence MANIPHGGVLKDLHARDAPKKEQLLAEVEKLPSIVLSDRQLCDLELIMNGGFSPLEGFMNQEDYQSVVNNLRLKNGLLFSMPITLDVSDQDIETLGLESKKRIVLRDPRDDAPLSILTIQDIYKPNKIEEATKVFGDDDILHPGVKYLHTQAKEFYVGGTVEAIQSPIHYDYIAHRHTPAELRAHFNKLHWTRVVAFQTRNPMHRAHRELTVRAARNRQANVLIHPVVGLTKPGDIDHYTRVRVYQALMPKYPNGMAALSLLPLAMRMGGPREAVWHAIIRKNFGNTHFIIGRDHAGPGKNSKGVDFYGPYDAQKLVAKYQDELEIEVVPFQMVTYIPDSDEYLPVDEVPEGTTTLNISGTELRRRLRNGGHIPEWFSYPEVVKVLRETHPPRSKQGFTLFLTGYYNSGKKAIGKALEVVLNQQGGRSVTLLLGETVRHGISSELGFSRRDRDQNIARIAFVSAELTKAGAAVIAAPIAPFAEARAQAKSHVETYGGFYLIHVNTPLDYCIKTDRRGIYKHNLVK encoded by the exons ATGGCTAATATCCCTCACGGTGGTGTTCTAAAAGATTTACATGCTCGAGATGCTCCAAAAAAGGAACAATTACTAGCAGAAGTTGAAAAATTGCCTTCTATCGTATTATCCGATCGTCAATTATGCGATTtggaattaataatgaatggGGGATTTTCACCGTTAGAAGGATTTATGAATCAAGAGGATTATCAAag TGTCGTCAATAATCTCCGATTGAAAAATGGCCTATTATTTTCTATGCCAATCACTCTCGATGTATCCGATCAAGATATAGAAACTTTAGGATTAGAATCAAAAAAGAGAATAGTATTACGTGATCCTCGTGACGATGCGCCATTATCCATTTTAACCATACAAGATATATATAAACctaataaaattgaagaagCGACAAAAGTTTTTGGTGACGATGATATCCTTCATCCCGGAGTAAAATATTTGCATACTCAAGCGAAGGAATTCTATGTTGGTGGTACTGTTGAAGCTATTCAGAGTCCAATTCATTATGATTATATAGCACATCGAC ATACACCTGCAGAACTTCGCGCACATTTCAATAAACTTCATTGGACTCGAGTTGTTGCTTTCCAGACACGTAATCCTATGCATAGAGCTCATAGAGAATTAACAGTTAGAGCAGCACGTAATAGACAAGCAAATGTTTTAATTCATCCTGTAGTTGGATTAACCAAACCAGGTGATATCGACCATTATACAAGAGTAAGAGTCTATCAAGCTCTTATGCCAAAATATCCTAATGGAATGGCAGCGTTGAGTTTATTACCTTTAGCTATGAGAATGGGAGGACCCAGAGAGGCAGTTTGGCATGCTatcattagaaaaaattttggtaatacTCATTTTATTATCGGAAGAGATCATGCTGGACCTGGAAAGAATTCCAAAGGTGTCGATTTTTATGGACCTTATGATGCACAG AAACTAGTTGCAAAATATCAAGACGAATTAGAAATTGAAGTCGTACCATTCCAAATGGTGACATATATTCCTGATTCAGATGAATATTTGCCAGTGGACGAAGTACCAGAAGGCACAACAACGTTAAATATTTCTGGTACAGAATTAAGAAGAAGATTAAGGAATGGTGGTCATATTCCTGAATGGTTTTCTTATCCTGAAGTCGTAAAAGTTTTAAGAGAGACTCATCCTCCAAGATCTAAACAAGGATTTACGTTGTTTTTAACTGGTTATTACAACTCTGGTAAAAAGGCCATTGGTAAAGCTTTAGAGGTTGTATTAAATCAACAAGGCGGTAGATCTGTTACCTTGTTATTGGGAGAAACTGTTAGACATGGAATTTCTTCTg AATTGGGATTCTCTAGAAGAGATCGAGATCAAAACATCGCTCGTATAGCTTTTGTGTCAGCAGAGCTAACAAAAGCTGGTGCAGCTGTTATTGCAGCCCCAATTGCTCCGTTTGCCGAAGCACGTGCTCAAGCTAAATCTCATGTTGAAACATACGGaggtttttatttaattcatgtTAACACCCCTCTTGATTATTGTATCAAGACTGATAGAAGAGGAatttataag CACAATCtggtgaaataa
- a CDS encoding uncharacterized protein (MEROPS:MER0031610), protein MFRSKVLFYSSFNLSLLNKQPFIIINRKYSKHTHPPPSEIVKLSYTQYDPPEFNETNENPYLIILHGLFGSKQNWKSLAKTFAQRLNTRVFTLDLRNHGESPHSPVHNYEVMSDDVAAFIKEHKLYKTAIMGHSMGGRVGIAMALRQVPHIEKLVVVDSAPVNSRMSSEFFTYIDVMKKIEQAGIVKQSKADEIMKDYISDISIRQFLLTNLKKDPETGLYKFRIPLDILSDSMGELGRFPFDSAHHTFHKKTLFVAGTRSNYLPPKVYPTIRTFFTNAVIAELDTGHWVHAEKPLEFAAIVTDFIVKN, encoded by the exons ATGTTTCGTtcaaaagttcttttttattcatcTTTCAATTtgtctttattaaataaacaaccatttataattataaatagaaaatatagTAAACATACACATCCTCCTCCATctgaaatagtaaaattatcgTATACACAATACGATCCACCagaatttaatgaaacaaatgaaaatccatatttaataattcttcatgGTCTTTTTGGTTCAAAACAAAATTGGAAATCACTAGCTAAAACTTTCGCTCAACGTTTAAATACGCGTGTTTTTACTTTG GATTTAAGAAACCATGGGGAAAGTCCACATTCACCTGTTCATAATTATGAAGTTATGTCGGATGATGTTGCAGCATTTATCAAAgaacataaattatataagacAGCTATCATGGGACATTCTAT ggGAGGAAGAGTAGGCATTGCTATGGCACTTAGACAAGTGCCACATATAGAAAAGCTTGTAGTTGTTGATAGTGCACCAGTTAATTCCAGAATGTCTTCAGAATTTTTCACTTATATTGacgtaatgaaaaaaattgaacaagCTGGAATCGTAAAACAAAGCAAAGCTGATGAGATTATGAAAGATTATATTTCT GATATTTCAATTAGACAATTCTTATTAACAAATCTTAAAAAAGACCCCGAGACaggattatataaatttcgaATTCCTTTGGATATTTTAAGTGATTCGATGGGAGAATTAGGCAGATTTCCATTTGATTCAGCTCATCAcacatttcataaaaaaactttatttgtaGCTGGAACAAGATCCAACTATTTACCTCCAAAG GTTTATCCAACAATACGAACATTTTTTACTAATGCGGTCATTGCAGAATTAGATACTGGACATTGGG tTCATGCCGAAAAACCCCTAGAATTTGCTGCTATAGTGACtgattttatagttaaaaacTAG